The following nucleotide sequence is from Phycisphaera sp..
GCGTGTGGGGTTGGCGATCTGCGAAGACCTGTGGATGGGCCAGGACGCGGGCGAGCACTGGCGGTACGTGGGCAAGGGCGACCCGGTCGAGGCGCTTGTTGGGGCGGGGGCAGACATCATCGTCGCGCCGTCGGCGAGCCCGTTTGTCGAGGGCAAGCACGAGCGGCACCTGGCGCTCGTGGGCGGGCACGCGGAGCGGCATGGGGTGTGGGTGCTGGGCGTGAATCAAGCGGGGGCCAATGACGACCTGATATTTGACGGGCACGCGATCGCGTTCGATCCGAAGGGCGCGTTGCGGGCGGCGGGGCCGAGGTTTGGGAACGGGCCAACGTTTGTGGATCTCTCGGAAGCCGGTGCGAGTGCGCATGATCCCATGCTCGATGCGGGCGCGGACGTGGCGTTGGGTGAGGCGTTGGCGCTGGGCGTGCGCGACTATCTGCGCAAGACCGGGTTCGGGCGCGTGATCATCGGGCTGAGCGGCGGGATCGATTCTGCCGTGACGTGCTCGATTGCGGCGATGGCGATCGGGGCCGAGAACGTGCTGGGCGTGGCGATGCCCGGGCCGTACTCGTCGGACCATGCGTTCGATGATGCGCGGGCGCTCGCCGAGAACATGGGTGTGCAACTGGTGACGCTTCCGATTGCCGAGCCGATGGCGGGGTTCCGTGGCACGCTCGATGGAGCGTTCTCCGAGATTGGCGCGTCGAAGCTGGGCGAGAAGCGGCCGGACATCACCGAAGAGAACTTGCAGAGCCGGCTGCGCGGGACGGCGATCATGGCGCTGAGCAACCGGCTTGGGGCGCTCGTGCTGACGACGGGCAACAAGACCGAGCTTGCGGTGGGCTATTGCACGCTGTACGGCGACATGAATGGGGCACTCGCGCCGCTGGCTGACCTTCCGAAGCTGCGGGTGTACGAGCTGGCGCGGGCGATGAACGCGAAGCCTCAGGCGTTCGGGTTCGAGAGACCACCAATTCCTGAGAATACGATCGAGAAGCCGCCGAGCGCGGAGCTAGCGCCGGATCAGCGTGATGATGACACGCTGCCGGCGTATGAGGTGCTGGATCGGATCGTGGAATTGCGGGGGGTCCGGCGGCTTGGTGTTGAGCGGATCGCGGCCGAGACGGGGTGCGACGAGCAGGTCGTAGCCCGGATGTGCCGGCTGATCGCGATCAACGAGCACAAGCGGTGGCAGTATGTGGTGGCGTTGAAGGTCACGCCCGTGGCGTTCGGGCCCGGGCGGCGGATGCCCATCGCCCAGGGTTGGATCGGGTAAGGCCCCTAGGATGATGGCGTGAGCACGGTTGGTTCGATCATCGAGGGCGCGTCTCGCAAGCCGGTTACCCTGGCGACTCTGGGGGGCATGGCATCGCGGGGCGAGGCGTTCGCGTGCCTGACGTGCTACGACGCGTCGACGGCCAGGCTGCTCGAGCAGGCGGGCGTGCATCTGCTGCTCGTGGGCGATACGGCGGCCGAGGTGGTTCTCGGACTGCCTCGCACGATCGACATGCCCTTCGAGATCTTGCTCGCGCTGACGGCGGCCGTGAAGCGCGGCGCGCCCAACACGGTGGTGATGGGCGATATGCCCTTTATGAGCTATCAAGCGAACGCGGATACGGCGCTCGAGAACGCGGGGCGTTTTCTGGTTGAGGGCAAGGCCGACATCATCAAGCTGGAGGCCGACGCGAGCTTTGCGCCGTTGGTGAGGCGGATGGCCTCAGCGGGCATCCCCGTGTGCGCGCAC
It contains:
- the panB gene encoding 3-methyl-2-oxobutanoate hydroxymethyltransferase — its product is MSTVGSIIEGASRKPVTLATLGGMASRGEAFACLTCYDASTARLLEQAGVHLLLVGDTAAEVVLGLPRTIDMPFEILLALTAAVKRGAPNTVVMGDMPFMSYQANADTALENAGRFLVEGKADIIKLEADASFAPLVRRMASAGIPVCAHVGSKPQHVAMTSGYKAQGRTRDDADRILNDARALEEAGAVMLLVEAVPSEVADELVAKARVPVIGIGAGTSCHGQVVVLHDVMGLLEKTPGLADPVANLGPEIREAAMQWVRRVAERDFGGKTFTMRSE
- a CDS encoding NAD+ synthase, whose translation is MRIALAPINPTIGDLAGNVKLIGAAVREAGAVDLVVLPELAVCGYPPRDLLHEPGFVAACRDHANSLARLSAGGPAIVVGCPVQDGPGVRNALLVFRDGELTETYFKRLLPTYDVFDEDRYFVAGEEACVIDVAGRRVGLAICEDLWMGQDAGEHWRYVGKGDPVEALVGAGADIIVAPSASPFVEGKHERHLALVGGHAERHGVWVLGVNQAGANDDLIFDGHAIAFDPKGALRAAGPRFGNGPTFVDLSEAGASAHDPMLDAGADVALGEALALGVRDYLRKTGFGRVIIGLSGGIDSAVTCSIAAMAIGAENVLGVAMPGPYSSDHAFDDARALAENMGVQLVTLPIAEPMAGFRGTLDGAFSEIGASKLGEKRPDITEENLQSRLRGTAIMALSNRLGALVLTTGNKTELAVGYCTLYGDMNGALAPLADLPKLRVYELARAMNAKPQAFGFERPPIPENTIEKPPSAELAPDQRDDDTLPAYEVLDRIVELRGVRRLGVERIAAETGCDEQVVARMCRLIAINEHKRWQYVVALKVTPVAFGPGRRMPIAQGWIG